The following nucleotide sequence is from uncultured Draconibacterium sp..
CAAATAATTTCTATCTCTCTAAACCTAAAGAACAATCCTTACCAGAAATCAAACTTACAACTTCGGTAGTTAACATAGATGGGAAACAAATGTTGGAAATCTCAACAGATAAGTTAGCCAGAGATATTTATTTGAATATTCCCGACCAGGAAGTTTTCTTTTCCGACAATTACTTCGACTTATTGCCAAGTGAGAAGCGTCAGGTTGAAATGTCAGGTTCGGGAGAATTTGATATAGAAAAATTACAGATTATGCATTTGAAGCAAGTTCAGAAATAGGTTTTATCAATATTCATTAATCATTATGAAAACATATTTATATATGGCTGCCCTTTTTGTTTTAATATTTGGGTGTAAAGAAGTTGATACAACAACGGAATTTGTTCAAATTAAAAACACTTCGTTTATAGTAAACAACCAGTCTTATCATTTTAAAGGTGCAAATTACTGGCAAGGGATGAATTTGGGGGCTCCTGAATCGGGTGACAGAGAAAGGTTGCTTCGTGAACTTGAGCAATTGAAAGAAATGGGTGTAACTAACCTTCGTGTTTTGGCGTCGAGTGAAGCCGACTCAGAGATGCGTTTTGCAATTCATCCAGCACTGCAAAAGGCGCCCGGGGTGTATAATGAAGATATCTGGCAAGGGCTCGATTTTTTATTAAATGAGATGGCTAAGCGAGATATGAAAGCAGTTATGGTGCTTGGTAATTTTTGGACTTGGAGTGGAGGATTCCCGCAGTATTTAAACTGGGCTGATGGAACAGCAATCCCTTATCCTCAGGATAAAGCATATTCCTGGGATGATTTTCAACGCTTTTCAGCCGGTTTCTATTCAAACGAAAAGGCGCAGGAGTTGATGAATAATCACATTGAAAAAGTGATTAACCGAACCAACTCAATTTCTGGCATCTCTTATAAAAACGACCCAACCATAATGGCATGGCAGTTGGCAAATGAGCCCAGAGGCTATCACGTTCCTGAGGAATTTAGGGCTTGGACTAGAAAAACATCAGCTTTCATTAAATTACTTGATGAGAATCATCTTGTTTGTTTAGGAACGGAGGGTAATACGTCTGGTAATGCAGCAGGAGTAAATGTATTGCTGGATAACGATGACCCAAATGTTGATTATATAACCATGCATATATGGGCACAAAACTGGGGCTGGTTTAAACCGGGCGATGGAGAAGAGGTATTTGAACAAACATTAAAAAAAGTGGATGCATACTGGGATGACCATGTTCAAGTAGCAAAACAACTTAATAAACCAATTGTGCTTGAAGAGTTTGGTATTGCGCGAGATAGCTCCTCCTATAATCCGGAAGCCTCCACATATTGGCGTGATAAATATTTCAGTTACCTCTTTAAAAAAGTAAAAAAGTCGGTGGAGAACAATGAGCCGGTTAAAGGATTCAACTTTTGGAGTTACTCGGGCGAAGGACGACCACATCGACCTGGAGAATATTGGGAAAAAGGAGATACATTTTTAGGCGACCCTCCGCATGAATTGCAAGGTTGGTATGGGGTGTATAATACCGATATTTCAACTATTAATCAAATACAGAAATTGGAATTATAAAATCGAGAGAGTTCAAATCACATTTGGAATTGTGTGAAAGCAGGTAGCTTTACGATATATATTCTTCAACAATTAGTTTATGAAATTAAAATTGGTTTTTGTTGGCTTAATCGGAGTTCTGGTATTTTTTATAGGATTGTTCCTGGGAAATAATATTATGTCGGGAATTGCCCTGATTACAGCGCTTTTATTCTTTGCTGCACATACAATTAGCATACCAGCATATAAGAGTTATGCATTTACCATATTGATTTTTGCAATTATTGCAGCTGCAATGTATTTCCCGGCATTTTTTATTTCATATAAAGAATTTGAGTTTAAAGAGATGATAGTACCTCTCTTAATGTTGGTTATGTTTGGTATGGGGTGCAACTTATCGGCTAATGATTTTTTGTTGGTGCTAAAGGAGCCCAAAGGCGTTATTGTGGGGCTGGTTTGTATGTATAGCGTTATGCCTGTTATGGGATTTAGCTTGGCTCATTTTTCAACGCTTCCTCCAGAAATTGCTGCCGGAATAATCCTTGTTGGTTGTTCTCCAAGTGGGCTTGCTTCGAATATTATGGCATATATTTCCAAGGCAAATCTAGCTTTGTCCTTAACTTTAACAGCAATATCTACTTTACTAGCACCTTTGTTCACACCAGTATTAATGCAGAAGTTGGCTGGCGCATACTTAGACATCAATATCCTTGATATGTTTTGGAGTATCTCTAAGATTGTTATTATTCCAATTGTAGCAGGTGTAATTTTCAATAAAATAGTTAAGGATGGCGGAAGTCTGGTGAAAAGAATAATGCCCATAATTTCAAAAGGAGGTATTATTATCCTGATAGCTATTACCACCTCTCTAGGTCGGGAATCTTTGCTTTCGGTAGGTTTGATATTAATTGCAGTGGTTATTGTTCACAATTTATTTGGTTATACGCTTGGATATTACCTTGCTCGCTTAATGAAACTTGAAAAGAACTCAGCCAGAACTATTGCCTTTGAGGTTGGTATGCAAAATACTGGCTTAGCTTCGGGTTTAGCTGTTGAAATGGGAAAAGTAGCTACTACTGGTTTAGCTCCTGCCTTGTTTGGCCCATTTATGAATATTACCGGGTCAGCGCTGGCTTCCTACTGGGAAAAGAAAGAAACCAAGTAACATTGGGTTGGTCTGAGAAAGACTGTAGTTAATTACGAATTTTATGATATAAAATATATAGAAATGAAAAAAGCAATCGTATTAATAGGTGTTATCTTTATAGTATTAGGAGGTAAACTGTATGGTCAAGGCTTCGAAAACTTTATAAGCGTTGATGGAAATAAGCTAATGGACGGTAGTAACGAATATCGTTTTATCTCTTTTAATGTACCTACGCTTAATTTTCAGGAAGATGAAATGGCTTACAAGGAAACAAATCCTTACGCCTTACCAACAGAATACGAAATGCGAGACGTGTTTGCAACGGTTAAAGAAATGGGTGGGCAGGTCATCCGTATTTATACTATCCCAGTGCGTAATACTAACTTTCCACATAATGCCCCAACTTATGTTGAGGGCCCCGGAGAGTTTAATGAAGAAGCCTTTAAAGTTACCGACAAAATGCTGCAATTGGCAAATGAGTATAATGTCCGCATCATTTTCTCTTTATTAAACAACCGGCAATGGATGGGAGGGCGACCAAATTACGCTGCCTTTCGTGGTAAAACCGAGGATGAATTCTGGACAGACCCACAACTGATTGAGGACTTCAAAAAGACCCTTGAGTTTGTAATTAATAGAAAAAACACCTATACAGGTATTAGGTATAAGGATGATAAATCTATCCTTTGTTGGGAAACTGGGAATGAACTTACGAGCCCTATCGAATGGACTATAAATATTACTAGATACATAAAGAGTCTGGATAAAAACCACCTTGTTATGGATGGCTGGTATAGCGATGACCTTGATTATCCTTTTGTGCGCGAAGCCTCGCTTAATGAGTGGTCTATCGATATGGTTTCATCTCATCATTATGAGCGCAATGCCATTGATGTTCCAAAGAATATTCAAAAAAACATAGAGATAATAAAGAAGCGAAAACCTTATTTGGTTGGTGAATTTGGTTTTATCAGCACATCGGGAACTGAATCGGTGTTGGATTATGTTATCGATAACAATGATGTTTGTGGTGCATTGATATGGAGCTTAAGGCATCATAGAAAAGATGGAGGTTTTTACTGGCATTCTGAACCCTTGGGTGCAGGAGTTTTTAAAGCATACCATTGGCCAGGTTTTGTTTCTGGCGAGAAATATGATGAGGCAAACCTGATGAATATGTACAGGAACAAAGCATATGAGATTCAAGAGAAAGAAATTCCACCAGTTTCTGTGCCACTTACACCGGAATTATTACCTATAAAAAATGTTCATTCCATTAGTTGGAGAGGAGCAATGGGCGCTACTGGATATAATGTATACCGTTCAGTTTACAAAACTGGTCCTTGGGAAATCGTTGGGTATAATATCTCTGATGCAGATGTGCCGTACTTTCCATTATTTCATGATAAAACAGCTGAATTAGGAAAGTCATATTATTATAGTGTGAGTGCTATAAACCGCTCAGGAAGTTCTGAAAAATCAAATGTTGTTGGTCCGGTAAAAGTCGATGTTTTAGCTAAAATCGACTTAATGAAAAACCTGGGTAATGTAGAGGATAGTAAGGCCGTTGTGCCAATAACAGGAGGAGATAGGAGCTTTAAAGAGATACGAAATCGTTTGTATGGAGATTATGGCTCGGAGCTAATTTACAAGATACCGGAAAAACTTGATGGGTTTAAGCTATATGCTTTCGAGAAAAAACGTTTTAGATATTTAGCCATACTTGGGTCGTTAGATGGGGAAACATGGACAGACTTGGATATTTTCCCAGAAAGTTTTACGAATAATGAATCCAATTATGGGTATTGGAGACCAAAGATTTATAGATATTCAGGAGGAGCAAATTATAAATACATTAAGATTCAGTTTAAAGGAGGAATAGCTCAATTGGCACGTGTGGAAATCACATACAGATAGGGATTGCAGGTTCAGGAGAATTTGATATTCAAAGATTACAAATTATGCACTTATAACAAACGCAATAATTTTTATTAACGGTATGGAAAAATTAAATATAAAAAGTACAGTAGAACTGGCAAATGGTGTGCAGATGCCACGCATTGGTTTGGGCGTATTTCAATCGGCTGATGGAAACGAGGTAATAAATGCAATTAAGTATGCCGTAGAAGCCGGATATGGTTTGATTGATACCGCTGCAATTTATAATAATGAGGCAGGAGTTGGCGAAGCGATTAAATCACTTGCTATTCCTCGCGAGCAGCTTTTTATAACCTCAAAAGTGTGGAACAGCGACCAGGGTTATGAATCTACGCTCAAAGCTTTTGATGTTAGCATGGAAAAGCTTGGCTTAGATGTATTGGACATGTACCTGATTCATTGGCCGGTAAAAGGAAAATACAATGAAACCTGGCGTGCAATGGAAAAATTATATGCAAATGGTAAAGTGCGTGCAATTGGAGTAAGTAATTTCTTACAGCATCAATTGGAAGATTTAATCAGTAATGCGAATATAGTTCCCATGCTGAATCAGGTAGAGTACCACCCTTATCTAACACAACCAGGGCTTGCAAACTATTGTAAACAAAATAAGATTTTACTGCAGGCCTGGGCACCACTTATGCAAGGTAAAATATTTGAAGTGGATGAAATTAAGTTGTTAGCTGAAAAGCATGGTAAATCGCCTGCCCATATTGTTATTCGATGGAACTTACAAAAGGGCATATTAACCATACCAAAGTCAGTTAAAAAACATCGTATAGAAGATAATGTAAATGTTTTTGATTTTGAGTTGACGGAAGAGGATATGGCAATAATTGATAATCTAAACAGGAGTGAGCGATTGGGACCAGACCCTGATAACTTTGATTTCTAACTTTGATAAATAAGGAAATATTCATGAATAACATATTGTTCCGAATTGCATGTTTTTTGATGGTGATTTTATTTTCATCATGCTCAAATAATGTTGAAAAAGAAAGACCAAATATCCTGATTATACAGGCGGACGATTTGGGCTATGATGACATTCGCCTGTACGGAAATAATATAATTGAAACTCCATCACTGGATAAGCTTGGCGAACAATCCATTCAGTTCGACCAGTTTTATCTTTCATCGGTTTGTGCACCAACACGTGCAGCTTTATTAACCGGGCGGAACTTCTTGCGAACAGGTGTTTCAGGGGTACATGCGGGTAGGGATTATGTCAATTTAGATGAAACCATTATCGCGGAAGTTTTCAAAGATGCAGGTTACACAACCGGTATGTGGGGCAAGTGGCACAGTGGAAAAACGGATGGCTATTTCCCGTGGGACAGAGGTTTTGATGAAGCTTACTATGCCTGTCTTTACAATTATTTCGACAATACCGGATTGCTGAACGGAGAGCCTGTCCAAACCAAAGGTTTTACAACGGATGCCATTACGGATATGGCAATTTCGTTTGTGAAGAAAAATAAGGACAAGCCATTTTTTGCGTACATGTCGCATTTGGCACCTCATAATCCATGGCGTGCACCTGAATCGTATATCAAAAAGTACCTGAATAAAGGGCTTTCGGAACCAATGGCTACCCTTTACGGAATGATTGATAATTTAGATTTTAACATTGGCAGGTTATTACAAACTGTTGAAGACGAGGGCTTGGCAGAAAATACCATTATTGTGTTTTTAAGCGATAATGGCCCGTGGATTAGAAGCTATCGATTTGGATTAACAGACGAAGAATGGCAAGAGCGTAATGTAAACGGAAAGCGCGGAATGAAAGGCACCAACTGGGAAAATGGAATTCATTCGCCATTGTTTATTCGCTGGACGAATAAGTTTGCACCAAAGCATATTAATGAGCCTGTGAAAGTGGAAGATTTATACCCAACCTTGTGCAATTTGGTTGGTATTACTATTCCCGATAGCATTCAATTAAGTGGACAAAGCTTGTTAAATACAAGTGGAAGTTTTATTGCAAGTGAGGCACCCATTTATGTTGCAGCTCATAACCCGGTGGGGGATGAAGATTACCGTTCAGAGAAAGATGAGTATGGTCAGGCCATTCCTTTTTCAGAAGAGTATATCCAATCCTTTAAATTCGAAAAGCAAAACCTGGCTATCAGAAAAGGGGCGTATAAATATGTGCAGGATGGCGAGGCCGGTAAACTTTTTGATATCATTACAAATCCTACTGAAAACGAATCAGCTCTTTCTGAAAACAAGGAGCAATTCGAAAGTCTTCAGACGCAATTGGGAGAGTGGTTTGAAGAGGTGAAAACACAAGAGAATTCGTTTACCATGCCTGTTTTTCAAATCGGATATAAGCAAAATACCACTTCGTATATGTATGCCTGTGCACCTCAAAGCATTTCAAAAGGATTAATAAATAAGGAACACTTTTTAGCCAATTGGGGAAAAGTGGGCGATGAAGTTACCTACAATATTAAAGTTCATACAAAAGGGAAGTATGAAGTATTTCTTGTTCATAAAATTAAGGATTATGAAAAGATATGTTTTCAGGTAAGTTCTTCAACTTCAGTCACAAAATCGTGGCTAAACGATACCGGCGACAGAAACTTCGGAACCTTGATTGAGGGCGAGAGTGCCTATTGGGAGAATTTTGACTTAAAAGAGACCTTTAAAAAAGACATCATAAAATCGAAGTTGGGAACAATTCAACTTCACGATGATGACTCGGAATTGAAGTTGGAATTACTGGAGAAAAAAGGTAGTTGTGAGCATGAATGGGAAAATCAGCTTATTTCAATCGAATTAAGGAAAATCTAATTGAAGTTATTGGGTTTAGATGAAAAACAAATTTATTGAACATATCAGCAACTCTGCTCTCTTGCTACTTTTCTTTATGGCAGCAGTGTCGTATAACGGGAAGCTGTTTGGTCGCAAGCCCGAAAAATTATTATCGGTAAAGACAGATGTGATTGAGATTTTACCACCTACCCATGCACAATTGAAGGCTTTGGGCTTGTCTAGCCTTAGCTTGGAAGAAGAAGCCAGAGGAATATGGAAAGTTGGGACTGACGCTGAAAATGAAAAGCTTATTAATACACTGGCATTCAGCAAAGGTATTTATGGTTTTGGAGGGCAGGTAGGTGTTTTCTTGTATATTGATAAAAACAATAATATAAAACAGCTTGTTTTTGCCGAAAATAATGAGTCACCCGAATTTTTCGAATCGGTTCAGGAAAAAGGAATTGTAGCTCAATGGTTGGGCAAGGATTATGAAAAGATGTCAAAAGCTAAGCCCAATGTTCTGTCTGGTGCAACAATGACATCTAATGCGATTAATCGTTCAATATTAAAAAGTTTACAAGCTCTTGAAAATAATAGTAGTAGCACGAATTGGCTAAGGGTGCTGGATTTTAAAACAGTAGCAGCTCTTTTGGTAATTGTTCTTGGAGTACTTATTTCTTATATTAAAACCAAACGAAAAAAACAACTAAGAACCATTTTGTTGGTCTTAAATACCTGTGTTTTGGGAATTTGGTGCGGAAAATTCATCTCAATAAATATTCTGTTGGGCTGGGTTTCAAACGGAATGAATTTAGTAAGTAGTGGAGTGGTGTTTTTAATGCTTTTACTTTCGGTTATCTTGCCTTTGTTTTTCAATAAAAAATCGTACTACTGTAACTGGGTATGCCCATTTGGTTCTGCACAAGAACTAGCCGGGCGAATAAGTAAAAAGAAAATAAGCTTAAAACCTAAGTTGGTGCTAATATTAAGTCCTTCAAGAGAAGTTATTACCCTTGGCGTATTTGTTTGCATGTGGTTGGGTTTGGCTTCCGATATTGCAGACTATGAACCTTTTTCCGCTTTCATTTTTCAACATGCATCAATAGCAGTATTGTTAATTGCAGCGTTCGGAATTGTATCAGCCGTGTTTATTTCCCGACCATGGTGTCGTTTTGTATGTCCAACAGGGCAAGTATTAAATTGGATTTGTAAAATGGACTAAAAATGAACATTCAAAAAACCATAAACATTATTTTGGCGCTATGCCTTTTATTATTGATTATTAAAATGAACCCTTTAGATAAAAATGATATGAATGATAATGGCAGTTCTACGCTGGAGATTATTCACCAACGAAAAAGTGTCCGGAACTATACCGAAAAAAAGGTGAGTAAAGAGCAATTGGAAACACTTGTTAAGGCTGCAATGGCAGCACCAACTGCGGTTAACAAACAACCCTGGGCTTTTATTGCAATTAACGACAGGGCTACATTGGACCATTTGGGTTATAAGTTGCCTTATGCAAAAATGACGAAAACCGCCAGTGCTGCCATTATAGTTTGTGGCGATTTAAGTAAAGCTTTGGAGGGGTGGGAGCAAGCATTCTGGATTCAGGATTGTTCTGCTGCAAGCCAAAATATCCTTTTAGCAGCCGAAGCAATGGGGCTGGGTGCCGTGTGGACAGCCGCATATCCGGCTGAAGATAGAATGGCTATTGTTAGAGATATTTTAAACTTACCTGAAAATATTATTCCCCTTAATGTAATTCCAGTGGGTTATCCAAAAGGAATTGAGAAACCAAAGGACAAATGGAAACCTGAGAATTTGCATTGGGATAAGTGGTAAATGTGATAATTAAAACTATCGAAATGGGCAGTATTCAAAATAGTATTTTAGTTCTTGTAGTGCTCTTTACAGTATTGAGTTGTACAAGCAAAAAAGGAGCTGATAAGGTAAACCTGAGCGTAATTGCTTCTTCCGATAAAGACTGGACTGGTATTGCAATTAGCCGCGAAAGTAGAATGTTTGTAAACTACCCTAAATGGTCAGATAATGTGCCGGTTAGTGTGGCAGAAATAGTGGGCGGAAAGCCTGTTGCATATCCAAATTTAAAGTGGAACAGTCGCAAGGAGGAAGAAGCCTTTGTTGCAGTGCAATCGGTAGTGATTGATGATAAAAACCGTCTTTGGATATTGGATACCCGGAATCCACAATTCAGAGGGGTAAACAAGGGTGGTCCTAAGCTTTTTCAGTTTAATCTTGAAACCGATAGCAAAGAGAATGTATATAGTTTCCCTCAAGGTGTTTTTCAGCCAGATTCTTATTTTAATGATGTACGGATTGACACCGAATACGAAATAGCTTATATAACGGATTCTGGTAATGGTGCACTGGTTGTTTTGGATTTAAAAACGGGCAATTCACGCAGGTTACTCGACCAGCATATTTCAACTCAAAGCGAAGTAGACTATCTTGTTTGTGATGGTATTAAATGGGAAAATACAGTCCATTCTGATGGAATTGCCCTTACACCTGATAAACAATTTCTGTATTATATAGCACTTACCGGGCATACCTTATACCGGGTTTCAACTAAGGCTTTGAATAATGATACCTTAAAAGATAATGAGCTTGCCCCAAAAGTTGAGAAAGTCTGCACCATACCCGCTACAGACGGGATGATGTTCGATAAGGAAGGAAATCTTTGGCTGGGAGGATTGGAAGACAACTCAATAAATCTTTTGAAAAAAGATGGAACATTGGAAAAAGTAGTCAAAGATGATATAATTCGGTGGGCAGATTCATTTGCTTTTGATAAAGAAGGCAATGTTTATTTTACCACATCGCAAATTCATTTGCCAATAAATCAGAGGAAAGAATATCAAGTAATTAAGTTGTCAAGGTAACTCCCGGGACACTATTCATTTATAATTAAATTTAGAAATCAATTAAATAAAGCAGTATGAGATTAGTAATTTTAATGGCATTTGCCGCAAGTTTATTTGCTTGTGGTAATAAACCTTTGCCGAGCGATGTAAAAGCTACAAAAGAAACGGTTAAACTGTATCAGAATCTTCATAAGTTAAAAGCAAAGGGAATGATGTACGGACATCAGGATGCTTTGGCTTACGGAAAGAATTGGTATGGAGAAGAAGGACGCTCGGATGTAAAAGATGTTTGTGGTGATTATCCGGCTGTTTATGGCTGGGAAATTGGGCACCTGGAATTGGGAGACGAGTATAGTCTCGATTCGGTTTATTTCGATGACATCAAAAAATGGATTAAAACTGTTTACGAGCGTGGCGGGATAAATACAATTAGCTGGCATCTTAGAAATCCTTTAACCGGAGGTTCTTCATGGGACACTTCGTCGAAAGCGGTTGTGAAATCAATCTTACCAAATGGAGAGAAACACGAATTTTTTAAAACTTATTTGGATGAATTAGCTGAATTTTTACTGGATTTAAAAACAGACGACGGAATTTATATCCCGGTTATGTTTCGCCCTTTTCACGAACATACTGGAAGTTGGTTCTGGTGGGGGAGAGACTTGTGTTCTGTGGAAGATTACAAAGCGCTTTGGCATTTTACCGTTGATTACCTGCAAAACGAAAAAGGCATCCATCATATACTTTATGTTTATTCAACCGACCGTTTCGAAACTAAGGATCAATATCTTGAACGTTATCCCAGCGATGATATAGTTGATGTACTTGGTTTTGATTTGTACGACCGCGATAAAGATTATCCACGGCTGCTAGATTATTGTGCCAAAACCGTCACTCAACTCGCAGCAGAAAAAGGAAAGATTGCGGTAGTAAGTGAAACAGGAGGTCCGTTAGCTACAAATACAGAGTGGTGGACACAGGTTTTGGACATCCTTAAACCATACGAGTTGGCTTATGTTTTAACATGGCGAAATCCGTTTGATTCGGCCGACCACGGAAATTATGGCCCATCAAAAGGTAGCCCCGATTCTGAAAATTTCATTCAGTTTTATAACGATTCTGAAACGATTTTCCAGAAAGAACTTACACCGAAAAAGATTTATGATTAGATAGTTATTAGTTTTATTTACGGAGAGCTGTAAATTTAGTTTGGTTAGTTAGTTAAGCCCGGTGATAGCACCGGGCTTTTTTTATTTCGAATTGTTTGGCTAAGAGCTCTTTTACGATATAATACTTTTAAAAGACATTAGGTACTCCTCCTTATATATACTAAAATAATGTTTCTTAAAGTTCTCGTAGTTTTCCAGTGCCAGACTGTGTTTCCCTTGATTAACAAGTACCTTACATCTTGTTTTTAGAGCATATTCATTAACTAAATCGTATAAGAAAATGATCTGAGTAATTTCAAGTAGCAGAAGAGAGTCAAGTCTGTCTTTTAGTGATAGTTTATCACTCTGCTCCTCAAGAAAATTAATAATACGGTTCGTCATATCTTCTCTTTTTTGGTCGAACCATTCGCTTTCTGTATTAAATAGAAATTTCCCTTTTTTAAGGATTGGTAATATTCTGTATAAATTATTTCTGAAATCTTCAGAATCTTCGTCTTGCAGAATATGGGTAACTGTTTTGTACTCGCAGGTTATTTCTTTTCCCAGGTTTATTAGCCAATAATGGCCATCGTATATAAGTTGAATTTTTTCTAAATCGTCGAGTATTCCTCTTAATCTATTAATGTTAACACCTCTGTTATTTTTAGCTTTTTCATGAGATTTATCGGGCCAAATATACTCTTGGATATCCTTTGATGAGATTCCTTTTTTGTGGTCAATTCCTGAAATTAATATAATAAGAAATAACTCTTTGAGAGTTGAACTAAAACGATAGGTTATATCTTGGCCTGTCTTGTTAAAGACCTTAAATCCTCCCCAAATATTTATATTAAAAGATTGCTCTATCATCAAACTTTCGATATTTATTTTTTCATCATCATTTGTTGTAGAATGTTGGTAATTTCGTTTTATGAATAATATTGAAAGGAAAAATAAAACACTTCCGACTGCAATAAATAAGTAAACTTTTTTGGTCGAAGTTTTTTCGTAAGAGATGTAATTTGATGGCGGAAAATTCAATGAAAAAAGATTAACCTCGT
It contains:
- a CDS encoding cellulase family glycosylhydrolase, encoding MKTYLYMAALFVLIFGCKEVDTTTEFVQIKNTSFIVNNQSYHFKGANYWQGMNLGAPESGDRERLLRELEQLKEMGVTNLRVLASSEADSEMRFAIHPALQKAPGVYNEDIWQGLDFLLNEMAKRDMKAVMVLGNFWTWSGGFPQYLNWADGTAIPYPQDKAYSWDDFQRFSAGFYSNEKAQELMNNHIEKVINRTNSISGISYKNDPTIMAWQLANEPRGYHVPEEFRAWTRKTSAFIKLLDENHLVCLGTEGNTSGNAAGVNVLLDNDDPNVDYITMHIWAQNWGWFKPGDGEEVFEQTLKKVDAYWDDHVQVAKQLNKPIVLEEFGIARDSSSYNPEASTYWRDKYFSYLFKKVKKSVENNEPVKGFNFWSYSGEGRPHRPGEYWEKGDTFLGDPPHELQGWYGVYNTDISTINQIQKLEL
- a CDS encoding bile acid:sodium symporter family protein — its product is MKLKLVFVGLIGVLVFFIGLFLGNNIMSGIALITALLFFAAHTISIPAYKSYAFTILIFAIIAAAMYFPAFFISYKEFEFKEMIVPLLMLVMFGMGCNLSANDFLLVLKEPKGVIVGLVCMYSVMPVMGFSLAHFSTLPPEIAAGIILVGCSPSGLASNIMAYISKANLALSLTLTAISTLLAPLFTPVLMQKLAGAYLDINILDMFWSISKIVIIPIVAGVIFNKIVKDGGSLVKRIMPIISKGGIIILIAITTSLGRESLLSVGLILIAVVIVHNLFGYTLGYYLARLMKLEKNSARTIAFEVGMQNTGLASGLAVEMGKVATTGLAPALFGPFMNITGSALASYWEKKETK
- a CDS encoding cellulase family glycosylhydrolase, with the translated sequence MKKAIVLIGVIFIVLGGKLYGQGFENFISVDGNKLMDGSNEYRFISFNVPTLNFQEDEMAYKETNPYALPTEYEMRDVFATVKEMGGQVIRIYTIPVRNTNFPHNAPTYVEGPGEFNEEAFKVTDKMLQLANEYNVRIIFSLLNNRQWMGGRPNYAAFRGKTEDEFWTDPQLIEDFKKTLEFVINRKNTYTGIRYKDDKSILCWETGNELTSPIEWTINITRYIKSLDKNHLVMDGWYSDDLDYPFVREASLNEWSIDMVSSHHYERNAIDVPKNIQKNIEIIKKRKPYLVGEFGFISTSGTESVLDYVIDNNDVCGALIWSLRHHRKDGGFYWHSEPLGAGVFKAYHWPGFVSGEKYDEANLMNMYRNKAYEIQEKEIPPVSVPLTPELLPIKNVHSISWRGAMGATGYNVYRSVYKTGPWEIVGYNISDADVPYFPLFHDKTAELGKSYYYSVSAINRSGSSEKSNVVGPVKVDVLAKIDLMKNLGNVEDSKAVVPITGGDRSFKEIRNRLYGDYGSELIYKIPEKLDGFKLYAFEKKRFRYLAILGSLDGETWTDLDIFPESFTNNESNYGYWRPKIYRYSGGANYKYIKIQFKGGIAQLARVEITYR
- a CDS encoding aldo/keto reductase: MEKLNIKSTVELANGVQMPRIGLGVFQSADGNEVINAIKYAVEAGYGLIDTAAIYNNEAGVGEAIKSLAIPREQLFITSKVWNSDQGYESTLKAFDVSMEKLGLDVLDMYLIHWPVKGKYNETWRAMEKLYANGKVRAIGVSNFLQHQLEDLISNANIVPMLNQVEYHPYLTQPGLANYCKQNKILLQAWAPLMQGKIFEVDEIKLLAEKHGKSPAHIVIRWNLQKGILTIPKSVKKHRIEDNVNVFDFELTEEDMAIIDNLNRSERLGPDPDNFDF
- a CDS encoding arylsulfatase, producing the protein MNNILFRIACFLMVILFSSCSNNVEKERPNILIIQADDLGYDDIRLYGNNIIETPSLDKLGEQSIQFDQFYLSSVCAPTRAALLTGRNFLRTGVSGVHAGRDYVNLDETIIAEVFKDAGYTTGMWGKWHSGKTDGYFPWDRGFDEAYYACLYNYFDNTGLLNGEPVQTKGFTTDAITDMAISFVKKNKDKPFFAYMSHLAPHNPWRAPESYIKKYLNKGLSEPMATLYGMIDNLDFNIGRLLQTVEDEGLAENTIIVFLSDNGPWIRSYRFGLTDEEWQERNVNGKRGMKGTNWENGIHSPLFIRWTNKFAPKHINEPVKVEDLYPTLCNLVGITIPDSIQLSGQSLLNTSGSFIASEAPIYVAAHNPVGDEDYRSEKDEYGQAIPFSEEYIQSFKFEKQNLAIRKGAYKYVQDGEAGKLFDIITNPTENESALSENKEQFESLQTQLGEWFEEVKTQENSFTMPVFQIGYKQNTTSYMYACAPQSISKGLINKEHFLANWGKVGDEVTYNIKVHTKGKYEVFLVHKIKDYEKICFQVSSSTSVTKSWLNDTGDRNFGTLIEGESAYWENFDLKETFKKDIIKSKLGTIQLHDDDSELKLELLEKKGSCEHEWENQLISIELRKI
- a CDS encoding 4Fe-4S binding protein; protein product: MIEILPPTHAQLKALGLSSLSLEEEARGIWKVGTDAENEKLINTLAFSKGIYGFGGQVGVFLYIDKNNNIKQLVFAENNESPEFFESVQEKGIVAQWLGKDYEKMSKAKPNVLSGATMTSNAINRSILKSLQALENNSSSTNWLRVLDFKTVAALLVIVLGVLISYIKTKRKKQLRTILLVLNTCVLGIWCGKFISINILLGWVSNGMNLVSSGVVFLMLLLSVILPLFFNKKSYYCNWVCPFGSAQELAGRISKKKISLKPKLVLILSPSREVITLGVFVCMWLGLASDIADYEPFSAFIFQHASIAVLLIAAFGIVSAVFISRPWCRFVCPTGQVLNWICKMD
- a CDS encoding nitroreductase family protein gives rise to the protein MNIQKTINIILALCLLLLIIKMNPLDKNDMNDNGSSTLEIIHQRKSVRNYTEKKVSKEQLETLVKAAMAAPTAVNKQPWAFIAINDRATLDHLGYKLPYAKMTKTASAAIIVCGDLSKALEGWEQAFWIQDCSAASQNILLAAEAMGLGAVWTAAYPAEDRMAIVRDILNLPENIIPLNVIPVGYPKGIEKPKDKWKPENLHWDKW